One Phaseolus vulgaris cultivar G19833 chromosome 11, P. vulgaris v2.0, whole genome shotgun sequence genomic window carries:
- the LOC137838484 gene encoding uncharacterized protein → MASGITSERAVEERVAPPPSPPRTFPMPFSFEIMSAVVPPGLVGVKASFTGVEDPETHLTEFHTQMMLSGGSDAVYCKLFMSTLSGIALEWFVSLPDGHITSFQHFSKLFMEQYIVVRLPSKDEDMLVHAFKKRVLSGPFSESLIRNHPSTFAEIRRHVVAHIMAETEVSEKRGSAAPTKSRGGPSRSQQPMRVHEAKEGKKVQGKPRPYEPRKDQGRERVRESNAPPRFDFVVELAELIAIPAIAARLRAPKKTDKVLGRKKNVWCEFH, encoded by the exons atggctagtggaatcacatcagaacGCGCAGTGGAGGAAAGGGTGGCACCGCCACCGTCTCCCCCCAGGACTTTCCCCATGCCTTTCTCATTTGAGATTATGAGTGCAGTGGTGCCACCAGGCTTGGTGGGGGTGAAAGCCTCGTTTACAGGGGTGGAAGACCCAGAGACGCATCTGACAGAgtttcacacccagatgatgctctctGGGGGCTCAGATGCAGTGTATtgcaagttgttcatgagcaccctgagcgGGATTGCtctggagtggttcgtgagcctaccaGATGGCCACATCACTTCGTTTCAGCATTTTTCCAAGTTGTTCATGGAGCAGTATATC GTAGTGAGGCTGCCCAGCAaggatgaagatatgctggtgcatgcgTTCAAGAAAAGGGTTCTGTCGGGCCCTTTTAGCGAATCTTTGATCAGAAATCACCCCAGCACCTTCGCAGAGATTAGGCGTCATGTTGTGGCGCACATtatggcagaaacagaggtttctgagaagaggggaagcgcgGCCCCGACCAAGTCGCGCGGAGGACCGAGTAGGTCTCAGCAGCcgatgagggtgcatgaggccaaagaagGAAAGAAGGTTCAGGGGAAGCCTCGCCCTTACGAGCCTAGGAAGGACCAGGGCAGGGAGCGCGTGAGGGAGAGCAACGCGCCCCCCAGGTTTGACTTCGTGGTGGAGTTGGCGGAGCTGATCGCCATTCCAGCCATAGCGGCAAGATTGCGAGCACCAaagaagaccgacaaggtgctgggaagAAAGAAGAAcgtgtggtgtgagtttcactaG